In the genome of Corythoichthys intestinalis isolate RoL2023-P3 chromosome 19, ASM3026506v1, whole genome shotgun sequence, one region contains:
- the sf3b6 gene encoding splicing factor 3B subunit 6 yields the protein MAMQAAKRANIRLPPEVNRILYIRNLPYKITAEEMYDIFGKYGPIRQIRTGNTPETRGTAYVVYEDIFDAKNACDHLSGFNVCNRYLVVLYYNANRAFQKMDTKKKEEQLKLLKEKYGINTDPPK from the exons ATGGCTATGCAAGCAGCTAAACGCGCGAAC atacGACTCCCCCCAGAGGTCAACAGAATCCTCTACATTAGGAACCTTCCCTACAAAATCACAGCAGAGGAAATGTATGATATCTTTGGGAAATATGGACCAATACGTCAAATCAGAAC AGGCAACACACCTGAAACAAGAGGAACGGCCTATGTGGTTTACGAAGATATTTTTGATGCCAAAAATGCTTGCGATCACCTCTCAGGCTTCAACGTCTGCAACCGGTACCTGGTGGTGCTCTACTACAATGCAAACAGG GCATTCCAGAAAATGGAcaccaaaaagaaggaagaacaGTTGAAGCTCCTAAAAGAGAAATATGGCATCAATACAGACCCTCCAAAGTAG